One genomic window of Geodermatophilus sp. DSM 44513 includes the following:
- a CDS encoding protein meaA, whose translation MPFPSTPGERDRPWVMRTYAGHSSPAESNALYRRNLAKGQTGLSVAFDLPTQTGYDPDSELSVGEVGKVGVPVAHLGDVRALFDGIPLDEMNTSMTINATAMWLLGLYQVVAEENGHDVARLAGTTQNDIIKEYLSRGTHVFPPGPSMRLVTDTVAYTVTAMPRWNPINICSYHLQEAGATPVQEIAYAMSTAVAVLDAVRDSGQVPPDRFGDVVARMSFFVNAGVRFVEELCKMRAFTRLWDELTRDRYGIEDPRNRRFRYGVQVNSLGLTEAQPENNVQRIVLEMLAVTLSRDARARAVQLPAWNEALGLPRPWDQQWSLRLQQVLAHETDLLEYDDLFTGSVVVEAKVAELVEGAREEMARVEELGGAVAAVESGYMKGRLVASLAQRRRRIESGEDVVVGVNRFESTEPNPLLADLDTAIQVVDPAVEAAACASVQEWRARREPEPVRRALDRLRAAAGTDENLMAATLECVRAGVTTGEWAGVLREVFGEYRAPTGVAAAAVGPVADAALAEVRERVRATGAELGGRLRLLVGKPGLDGHSNGAEQIAVRARDAGFEVVYQGIRLTPAQIVRAAVEEDVHVVGLSVLSGSHLQVVPAVLRGLREAGLDDVPVVVGGIVPDGDARRLREQGVARVFTPKDVGLTGIMGQIVDVVRQANGLDQQVEVAATAG comes from the coding sequence ATGCCGTTCCCGTCGACGCCGGGTGAGCGCGACCGCCCCTGGGTCATGCGCACCTACGCCGGTCACTCCTCACCGGCCGAGTCCAACGCGCTGTACCGGCGCAACCTCGCCAAGGGGCAGACCGGCCTGTCGGTGGCCTTCGACCTGCCGACCCAGACCGGCTACGACCCCGACTCCGAGCTGTCCGTCGGCGAGGTCGGCAAGGTCGGCGTGCCGGTCGCCCACCTCGGCGACGTGCGGGCGCTGTTCGACGGCATCCCGCTCGACGAAATGAACACGTCGATGACGATCAACGCCACCGCCATGTGGCTGCTCGGTCTCTACCAGGTGGTCGCCGAGGAGAACGGGCACGACGTCGCCCGGCTGGCCGGGACGACGCAGAACGACATCATCAAGGAGTACCTGTCGCGGGGCACCCACGTGTTCCCGCCGGGGCCGAGCATGCGGCTGGTCACCGACACGGTCGCCTACACGGTGACGGCGATGCCGCGGTGGAACCCGATCAACATCTGCAGCTACCACCTGCAGGAGGCCGGGGCGACGCCGGTGCAGGAGATCGCCTACGCGATGAGCACCGCGGTCGCCGTCCTGGACGCGGTGCGCGACTCCGGCCAGGTGCCGCCCGACCGCTTCGGGGACGTCGTCGCGCGGATGTCCTTCTTCGTCAACGCCGGCGTCCGCTTCGTCGAGGAGCTGTGCAAGATGCGCGCCTTCACCCGGCTGTGGGACGAGCTGACGCGCGACCGCTACGGCATCGAGGACCCCCGGAACCGCCGGTTCCGCTACGGCGTGCAGGTCAACTCGCTCGGCCTGACCGAGGCGCAGCCGGAGAACAACGTGCAGCGGATCGTGCTGGAGATGCTCGCCGTCACCCTCTCCCGGGACGCCCGCGCCCGCGCCGTCCAGCTGCCGGCGTGGAACGAGGCGCTCGGCCTGCCCCGCCCGTGGGACCAGCAGTGGTCGCTGCGGCTGCAGCAGGTGCTGGCCCACGAGACCGACCTGCTGGAGTACGACGACCTGTTCACCGGTTCGGTGGTCGTGGAGGCCAAGGTCGCCGAGCTGGTCGAGGGCGCACGGGAGGAGATGGCCCGGGTCGAGGAGCTCGGCGGGGCGGTCGCTGCGGTGGAGTCCGGCTACATGAAGGGCCGGCTGGTGGCCTCGCTGGCGCAGCGCCGCCGCCGGATCGAGAGCGGCGAGGACGTCGTCGTCGGCGTGAACCGGTTCGAGTCCACCGAGCCGAACCCGCTGCTGGCCGACCTCGACACCGCCATCCAGGTGGTCGACCCCGCGGTCGAGGCCGCCGCGTGCGCCTCGGTGCAGGAGTGGCGCGCCCGCCGCGAGCCCGAGCCGGTGCGCCGGGCGCTGGACCGGCTGCGCGCCGCCGCCGGCACTGACGAGAACCTCATGGCCGCCACCCTGGAGTGCGTCCGCGCCGGGGTGACGACGGGGGAGTGGGCCGGCGTGCTGCGCGAGGTGTTCGGCGAGTACCGGGCGCCCACGGGGGTCGCCGCGGCCGCCGTGGGTCCGGTGGCCGACGCCGCGCTGGCCGAGGTGCGGGAGCGGGTGCGGGCCACGGGCGCTGAGCTCGGCGGGCGGCTGCGGCTGCTGGTCGGCAAGCCCGGCCTGGACGGGCACTCCAACGGCGCCGAGCAGATCGCCGTCCGCGCCAGGGACGCCGGCTTCGAGGTCGTCTACCAGGGCATCCGGCTGACCCCCGCGCAGATCGTCCGGGCCGCCGTCGAGGAGGACGTGCACGTCGTCGGCCTGTCGGTGCTGTCCGGCTCGCACCTGCAGGTGGTGCCGGCGGTGCTGCGCGGGCTGCGCGAGGCCGGCCTGGACGACGTCCCGGTGGTGGTCGGCGGGATCGTGCCCGACGGCGACGCCCGCCGGCTGCGCGAGCAGGGCGTGGCCCGGGTGTTCACCCCCAAGGACGTCGGGTTGACCGGCATCATGGGCCAGATCGTCGACGTGGTCCGCCAGGCGAACGGCCTGGACCAGCAGGTGGAGGTCGCCGCTACAGCCGGATGA